In Candidatus Neomarinimicrobiota bacterium, the following are encoded in one genomic region:
- a CDS encoding adenylyltransferase/cytidyltransferase family protein: protein MKKVITFGTFDLFHVGHLNILERARTEGNYLIVGVSTDQLNYNKKQKYPVCSEENRLRILSALQVVDEVFKEESLELKGEYIKKYNADILVMGNDWEGKFDEFKSLCHVVYLERTPSISTTELIEIIKN from the coding sequence ATGAAAAAAGTTATAACATTTGGGACCTTTGATTTATTTCATGTAGGTCATTTAAACATTCTGGAGCGAGCAAGGACTGAAGGAAATTATTTAATTGTAGGTGTTTCAACCGATCAATTGAATTACAATAAAAAACAAAAATACCCAGTTTGTTCGGAGGAAAACAGATTGCGGATTCTTAGTGCTTTACAAGTGGTTGATGAAGTATTTAAGGAGGAATCATTAGAATTAAAGGGAGAATATATTAAAAAATATAATGCAGATATCCTCGTGATGGGAAATGACTGGGAAGGGAAATTTGATGAATTCAAATCGTTATGTCATGTTGTTTATTTAGAAAGAACCCCATCTATTTCAACAACAGAACTCATTGAAATTATAAAAAACTAA
- a CDS encoding glycosyltransferase family 4 protein, with translation MKIIFSANTSWYLYNFRKKLIESMVSRGWDVILVAPQDAYYWKIKMPGIKYIGLPIDRYGFSPLHAWATVKSYYKIFKREKPDVIHLFTIKPVILGTIAARLAGIPKIVNSITGLGYIFTSGSRLRKIVETVYRSVLTSSRVDVILQNPDDEKLFQSFSRIQTTKIHLIRGSGVDLESFLLDGLKPPSELDNHSIHFIMFCRMLWDKGVQEFVSAAELVKTHIPNARFHLIGGIETGSPNEVPKSWLVQFQTHDFIHWVNHVEDIRPWIAGSHVVVLPTYYGEGVPKSLIEAAALTKPIITTNIAGCREIVIDHYNGLLIPPNSVEALVKAMIHLGQDQILREKMGKQGRTLVEKEFGDGPVITSTSAVYGIDC, from the coding sequence GTGAAAATAATATTTTCGGCAAACACTTCTTGGTATCTCTATAATTTTAGAAAAAAATTGATTGAATCCATGGTATCTCGCGGTTGGGATGTCATATTAGTTGCACCTCAAGATGCGTACTATTGGAAAATTAAAATGCCCGGAATAAAATATATTGGATTACCAATTGACAGATATGGTTTCAGTCCACTTCACGCATGGGCTACCGTAAAGTCGTATTACAAAATTTTCAAGCGTGAGAAACCAGATGTTATTCATTTATTTACCATCAAACCCGTTATTTTAGGGACGATAGCAGCGCGTTTAGCCGGCATCCCAAAAATTGTGAATTCCATAACTGGGCTTGGCTATATTTTTACCAGCGGTAGCCGATTAAGAAAAATTGTGGAAACGGTGTATAGGAGCGTATTGACTTCATCCCGAGTAGATGTCATTTTACAGAATCCAGATGATGAAAAACTATTTCAATCGTTTTCAAGAATTCAAACAACGAAAATACATTTAATTAGAGGATCAGGCGTTGACTTGGAATCTTTCCTATTAGATGGGCTTAAACCACCATCTGAATTGGATAATCATTCAATTCATTTTATTATGTTTTGTAGAATGCTTTGGGATAAGGGAGTCCAAGAATTTGTGTCTGCCGCAGAATTAGTAAAAACTCATATTCCCAATGCTAGATTTCATTTAATTGGCGGAATTGAAACCGGTAGCCCAAATGAGGTTCCAAAATCGTGGCTTGTACAATTTCAAACTCATGACTTTATTCATTGGGTAAATCATGTTGAGGATATACGTCCATGGATTGCTGGGTCCCATGTTGTGGTCCTTCCAACATATTATGGAGAAGGAGTTCCAAAATCTCTAATTGAAGCTGCTGCTTTAACGAAACCGATTATTACAACCAATATTGCAGGATGCCGTGAAATTGTGATTGATCACTATAACGGATTGCTAATTCCACCGAATTCCGTGGAAGCATTGGTTAAGGCAATGATTCATCTTGGGCAGGATCAAATTTTAAGAGAGAAGATGGGGAAACAAGGAAGAACATTGGTTGAAAAGGAATTCGGAGATGGCCCGGTTATTACTTCTACTTCGGCT